The Commensalibacter nepenthis genome has a window encoding:
- a CDS encoding glycosyltransferase family 2 protein, with protein MQAFYLKNSEGSYLSAITSKEHYGREQYGKLCVASEGHGAARLIAFCLNRYPGILFLFSEDGDLPLLLGDRPFASKIFPVGIEGGFSPHTVSLYDLQDHSWISIPPLSTEADLGGLRVSYGLHLCRMVDKKLSWEEMTLEVAEYNNISANLKDYFLYLNEIFDRLPGLQFVKRILESRCANDFKIDIMNMYYPFMGIKDLNQISYEMQNSLDFRKDFVEVFCDDYWVKNALNPLLDWQENRQGRQVIECNQVFDVLQKHFIKHEFSSFTHAVNCAYRRIIEPRKRTCVVTTVRNEGTSILEWLAWHRKLGFEHFFVFSNNNDDGSDALLQSLAEANVITWIKNEMGNDVRPQAKVCNYTFSSLPEILDYEWALLLDVDEFLSINRDSFKNIHDLLKWIERNEVDAVGFNWQYTCSSNLMDYKKDFVTKRIQYFINEEVIGLANNLIKSMSKPRYMISSGAHYAVWSSKYHATYRLIQGDIHRFAHNSGNYSDDPMWADHNHRGIANVIHYHFKSAKEFLLRLYRGDVLDAYSDSPVDIGLFKEHTIDTFNQQHMKYGAKILDNYLFKEYELQEIVDQLLSLPNVDQAYQQILRITDERVTNMLNFMLKNQEQLGHNAKQLLKFIQD; from the coding sequence ATGCAAGCTTTTTATTTAAAAAATTCCGAAGGTAGTTATTTGTCTGCAATAACTAGTAAAGAGCATTATGGAAGAGAACAGTATGGAAAACTTTGTGTTGCTTCTGAAGGGCATGGTGCTGCTAGATTAATAGCCTTTTGTTTAAATCGATATCCTGGTATTTTGTTTTTGTTTTCTGAAGATGGTGATCTTCCTTTATTATTAGGGGACAGACCGTTTGCATCCAAAATCTTCCCAGTAGGAATTGAAGGTGGATTTTCACCTCATACTGTGTCGTTATACGATTTACAGGATCATTCTTGGATTTCTATTCCTCCGCTATCAACAGAAGCAGATCTAGGAGGGTTAAGAGTTTCTTACGGCTTACATCTCTGTCGTATGGTCGATAAAAAATTATCTTGGGAAGAAATGACTTTAGAGGTGGCAGAATATAATAATATTTCAGCAAACCTAAAAGATTACTTTTTATATTTAAATGAGATTTTTGATAGATTGCCTGGGCTTCAATTTGTAAAGAGAATACTTGAAAGTCGTTGTGCAAATGATTTCAAAATCGACATTATGAATATGTATTACCCCTTTATGGGGATCAAGGACCTTAATCAGATATCCTATGAGATGCAGAATTCTTTAGATTTTAGAAAAGATTTTGTAGAAGTTTTCTGCGATGATTATTGGGTAAAGAACGCTTTGAATCCTTTGTTGGATTGGCAAGAAAATAGACAAGGCAGACAAGTTATAGAATGTAATCAAGTGTTTGATGTTTTGCAAAAGCATTTTATCAAACATGAATTTTCTTCTTTTACCCATGCTGTGAACTGTGCTTATAGGCGTATTATTGAGCCACGTAAAAGAACATGCGTAGTAACAACGGTCAGGAATGAAGGAACTTCTATTTTAGAATGGCTAGCTTGGCATCGCAAGCTTGGTTTCGAGCATTTCTTTGTGTTTAGTAATAATAATGATGATGGCTCTGATGCGCTTTTACAATCTTTGGCAGAAGCGAATGTTATCACGTGGATTAAAAATGAAATGGGGAATGATGTCAGGCCACAGGCTAAGGTTTGTAATTATACATTTTCCTCGCTTCCTGAAATATTAGATTACGAATGGGCTCTTTTGCTGGATGTTGATGAGTTTTTATCAATTAACAGGGACAGTTTTAAAAATATTCATGACTTGCTGAAATGGATTGAAAGAAACGAAGTCGACGCAGTTGGTTTTAATTGGCAATATACTTGTTCAAGTAACTTAATGGATTACAAAAAAGACTTTGTTACAAAACGTATTCAATATTTTATCAATGAAGAGGTCATAGGATTGGCTAATAATCTGATAAAAAGCATGTCAAAACCGCGATATATGATTAGTTCTGGCGCTCATTATGCAGTTTGGAGTTCTAAATATCATGCGACTTATCGTTTGATACAGGGCGATATTCATCGGTTTGCGCATAATTCTGGCAATTATTCGGATGATCCTATGTGGGCAGATCATAATCACAGAGGGATAGCAAACGTAATCCATTATCACTTTAAATCAGCGAAAGAATTTTTGCTTCGCTTATATCGTGGTGATGTTTTAGACGCTTATTCGGATAGTCCTGTAGATATAGGCTTGTTTAAAGAGCATACGATTGATACGTTCAATCAGCAGCATATGAAATATGGTGCTAAGATTTTGGATAACTATCTTTTTAAAGAATATGAGCTTCAAGAGATCGTCGATCAGCTGTTAAGTCTGCCCAATGTAGATCAGGCATATCAGCAGATTCTTAGAATTACGGATGAGCGTGTAACCAATATGTTGAACTTCATGTTGAAAAATCAGGAGCAATTAGGGCATAACGCAAAACAGCTGTTGAAATTCATTCAAGACTAA
- a CDS encoding SDR family NAD(P)-dependent oxidoreductase, whose protein sequence is MIFLVTGAGGFIGFHLSKALLARGETVIGIDNLNDYYSPLLKQARCDKLKISKNFVFYQADITDISALENIVQNHPDIQIIFNLAAQAGVRYSLENPFAYIQTNVMGQVTILEMARQLPKLQRIFYASSSSVYGLNKKLPFTEQDRVDRPSSVYAASKQSGELLSFTYHHLYGLKQTGLRFFTVYGPWGRPDMAYYIFAKAITEDKQITLYTGQNLSRDFTYINDVIGALLSLLECSVLEDYGIFNIGNSRQEKVEHLVACLEENLGKKAIINYISRPGTDIEATLSDISAIYNATGWVPQTKLSDGIHRFTSWFKLCNGLFG, encoded by the coding sequence CTTTCAAAAGCGCTGTTGGCACGTGGGGAAACGGTTATTGGTATAGATAATTTAAATGATTATTATTCTCCCCTATTAAAGCAAGCACGTTGCGATAAATTAAAAATATCCAAGAATTTTGTATTTTATCAAGCAGATATAACGGATATATCGGCTTTGGAAAATATTGTTCAAAACCATCCTGATATTCAAATTATCTTTAATCTAGCTGCTCAAGCTGGGGTTAGATATTCGCTAGAAAACCCCTTTGCTTATATTCAAACCAATGTGATGGGGCAGGTGACGATTTTAGAAATGGCTCGACAATTGCCTAAATTACAGAGAATTTTTTATGCTTCATCCTCATCTGTATATGGATTGAACAAAAAACTACCCTTTACTGAACAAGATCGAGTGGATCGTCCCAGCTCTGTATATGCAGCGTCCAAGCAATCAGGTGAATTATTGTCGTTTACCTATCACCATTTATATGGATTGAAACAAACGGGTCTGCGCTTTTTTACGGTTTATGGACCTTGGGGACGCCCTGATATGGCGTACTATATTTTTGCCAAAGCAATTACTGAGGATAAGCAGATTACTCTATATACGGGTCAAAATCTTTCCAGAGATTTTACGTATATTAATGATGTCATAGGTGCATTGCTCAGCTTATTAGAATGTTCTGTTTTAGAAGATTACGGTATTTTTAATATTGGCAATAGTCGTCAGGAAAAAGTTGAGCATCTGGTTGCGTGTTTAGAAGAAAATCTTGGTAAAAAAGCGATTATTAATTACATTTCCCGCCCCGGAACTGATATCGAAGCAACGCTTTCGGACATCAGTGCGATCTATAACGCAACAGGTTGGGTGCCTCAAACAAAACTATCTGACGGCATACATCGGTTTACTAGTTGGTTTAAATTATGTAATGGTTTGTTCGGTTAA